AGACCAGAAATTCGTCGGGATCGACAACGCCCTGGACGACGTTCTCGCCTAGGCCGTAGGCGCCGTTGATCAGGACCACGTCGCGGAAGCCGGACTCGGTGTCCAAAGTGAACATCACGCCCGAGCTGCCCAGGTCGGAGCGCACCATCTTCTGCACGCCGACGGAGAGGGCGACCTGCAGGTGGTCGTAGCCCCGCTCGGCCCGGTAGGCGATGGCGCGGTTGGTGAACAAACTGGCGAAGCACTTCTTGCAGGCCTCGAGCAGGGCGGCCTCGCCGCGGATATTCAAAAAGGTCTCCTGCTGGCCGGCGAAGCTCGCCTCGGGGAGGTCCTCGGCGGTGGCGCTGGAGCGCACCGCCACGTCGGGATTTTCGCCGTACTCCTCGCCAAGCCTTCGATAGGCCTCGCGCAACTCGGCGCTCAAAGCCTCGGGCAGAGGGTGTTGCAAGAGGAGCTCGCGAATCTGCCCCCCGCGGCTTGCCAAGGTCCCCACGTCGCGCGGGTCCAGGCCCGAGAGTAGCTCGCGGACGCGAGCCTCCAGGGAGGATTGGGCCAAGAATTCTCGGTAGGCGTCGGCGGTCGTCGCGAAGCCGTCGGGGATCCTCACCCCTTGGGGCCCCAATTCGCGAATCATCTCGCCCAGGGAGGCATTTTTTCCGCCGACCCTGGGAACGTCGGCCAGGCCGATTTCACGGAACCATAAAATTCGCGGTTTTTTCGGGTCTCGCGACATAACGCTCCTCGTCATTTCCGTAATATTAATACTAACCAAATTTTTGGGCAGCCTTTATGATTCTTGTCATGGATGAATCGACCGTCCGGGACCCGCGGAAGCTATTGCCGACCGTCGCCTACTTCTCCATGGAAATCGGCCTGGACTCGGCGATCCATACCTATTCGGGAGGCCTGGGAATCCTTGCGGGCGACACCCTGCGGGCGGGAGCCGACAACGTCATCCCCATGGTCGGGGTGACCCTGCTGTATCGCAAGGGGTATTTCCGCCAAGAGATCAGCGCCGACGGCTATCAGGTCGAGCATCCCGACACGTGGAATCCCGCCGAGCACATGGAGTTTTACGATCACAAGGTGAAAATCCGGCTGGACAACCGCGACGTCTGGATCCAGGCCTGGCGCTACCGTATCCACGGCGTCACCCACGGGATCACGCCCGTCTATTTCCTCGACACCGATCTCCCGGAGAACAGCGACTACGACCGGACCCTGACCGACAGCCTCTACGGCGGAGACAACTATTACCGCCTCTGCCAGGAAGCCGTCCTGGGCCTGGGCGGGATCGCCATGCTGCGGTCCCTAGGCATCCACCGCATCCATCCTTATCACATGAACGAGGGTCACTCCGCGCTCTTGACCCTGGCCCTGCTCGAGGAACACATGGGCGAACGCGGCCTGGCCGCGGCCACCGACAAGGACCGGCACGCGATCCGCCAGGAGTGCGTCTTCACCACGCACACGCCGGTGCCGGCGGGGCACGATCAGTTCGACATGGAAATGACCCGCCGCGTGTTGGGAGCGGAGCGCTGCGCCGCCCTCGAGGCCAGCGGCTGCTGCGTCCAGGGCAACCTCAACATGACCAGCTTGGCCCTCACCTTCTCGCATTACGTCAACGGGGTGGCGATGCGGCACGGCGAGATCTCGCGCGGCATGTTTCCGCACTATCCGATCGACTCGATCACCAACGGCGTGCACGCCGTCATGTGGACGGCGCCACCTTATGCCGAGCTCTACAATAAGCACCTCCCGGGCTGGAAACGGGACAACCTCTACCTGCGCCACGCGCTGAGCATCCCCCTCGCGGAGGTCCGCGAGGCCCACCGCCGCAGCAAGGAAAACCTCCTCCAAGAGGTGCAGAGACGCAGCGGCGCCGCCCTCGACCCCAAGGTCTTCACCATCGGATTCGCTCGCCGCATGACCGGCTACAAGCGACCGGACCTCCTGCTCAGCAATCCCGACCGGCTTCGCCAGATCGCAGCGCACGCCGGGCCCTTCCAGGTGCTCTACGCGGGAAAGGCCCACCCGCGCGACGAATCGGGCAAGGCGCTGATCCACTTCATTCACCAGATGTCGCGCAGCCT
The sequence above is drawn from the Deltaproteobacteria bacterium PRO3 genome and encodes:
- the glgP gene encoding alpha-glucan family phosphorylase, whose amino-acid sequence is MDESTVRDPRKLLPTVAYFSMEIGLDSAIHTYSGGLGILAGDTLRAGADNVIPMVGVTLLYRKGYFRQEISADGYQVEHPDTWNPAEHMEFYDHKVKIRLDNRDVWIQAWRYRIHGVTHGITPVYFLDTDLPENSDYDRTLTDSLYGGDNYYRLCQEAVLGLGGIAMLRSLGIHRIHPYHMNEGHSALLTLALLEEHMGERGLAAATDKDRHAIRQECVFTTHTPVPAGHDQFDMEMTRRVLGAERCAALEASGCCVQGNLNMTSLALTFSHYVNGVAMRHGEISRGMFPHYPIDSITNGVHAVMWTAPPYAELYNKHLPGWKRDNLYLRHALSIPLAEVREAHRRSKENLLQEVQRRSGAALDPKVFTIGFARRMTGYKRPDLLLSNPDRLRQIAAHAGPFQVLYAGKAHPRDESGKALIHFIHQMSRSLDHQVRIVFIPDYNISLAKLLVSGVDLWLNTPQKPQEASGTSGMKAALNGVPSLSVLDGWWIEGHLEGVTGWAIGDGWDGESSPAEDIEALYRKLETQILPLYYQRPEEYDRLMRAAIAHNGSFFNTQRMMLQYLKNAYYMF